A window of Flavobacterium branchiarum genomic DNA:
TCCTTCGATGCTAAATTTAGCATTTGGATAAGCTTTAAGGATTTCTTTGATAGCATCTAATCTAGCAAGAGTAGTAGCATCTCCTTTTTTGAAAGTAGCTTTTCCAGTGTCAAAGAATACTGCTCTAGCTTGAACTTTAAGATCATCTAATACAGCAGTAGTTACTTCTGGACAACCTCTGTTACTAGCTGGACCAGGTACAGTAGGACAATCGTCATCTTTGTCAAGTACACCATCTTTATCAGCGTCTGGCCAAGGACATCCACCGTTTTCTTTAGGACCTGCTACAGTAGGACATTTGTCATCTTTATCAGCAATACCATCACCGTCAGCATCTGGACAACCTTTTAAAGAAGCTAAACCAAATGTATCTGGACAAGCGTCATCTTTATCAGCAACACCATCACCGTCTCTATCTGGACAACCGTTTAAAGCAGCTAAACCAAATTCAGTTGGACAAGCATCACTTGCATCAACGATACCGTCTCCGTCAGTGTCAGGACATCCGTTGAATTGTTTTAAACCAGCAACATCTGGACAAGCATCATCTTTATCGTAGATACCATCTCCGTCAGTATCTTTACCTCCAAATTTGAAAGTAAGACCTGCTGAATGTTGGAAATGAGATGGAGCGTCTGGAATACCATAAGAATCTTCTCTATCTCCAAAAGATTTTTTGTAAGTAGTAGCTAAAGATAAACCGATTGATTCAGAGAACCAAAAAGTTAAACCAGCTCCTGGGTTAACAGTACCATAACTGCTATCTCCAAAGAAAGTATAACCTCCACCAACGCTTAACGAAGGATCGATTACTTTAGATTTGATCAAAGACATGAAGCTATATCTAAGTGTAGCATCAATACCATAATACATTAAATCTCCAGGGTTAGAAACTACATAACCACGAGAATCGTGACCTGGTGCAGTTGGATCAAACTTTACGTATCTATCAATTTTATTTACAGAACCTTGTAATCCTACA
This region includes:
- a CDS encoding OmpA family protein; the protein is MKHLNKLLVAVMMAMGLTSHAQDSNNPWAISFGVNAVDTKTSAGGGHNWADQHFSQAFAAKDNWNILPSVSYIGVSRYIGDNFSVGLQGSVNKIDRYVKFDPTAPGHDSRGYVVSNPGDLMYYGIDATLRYSFMSLIKSKVIDPSLSVGGGYTFFGDSSYGTVNPGAGLTFWFSESIGLSLATTYKKSFGDREDSYGIPDAPSHFQHSAGLTFKFGGKDTDGDGIYDKDDACPDVAGLKQFNGCPDTDGDGIVDASDACPTEFGLAALNGCPDRDGDGVADKDDACPDTFGLASLKGCPDADGDGIADKDDKCPTVAGPKENGGCPWPDADKDGVLDKDDDCPTVPGPASNRGCPEVTTAVLDDLKVQARAVFFDTGKATFKKGDATTLARLDAIKEILKAYPNAKFSIEGHTDSTGSAKINNKLSEDRANAVMNALIERGVSPDNLVAKGFGSSQPVASNKTAKGRAENRRTEIRHIGSKYEGKL